Proteins co-encoded in one Trichoplusia ni isolate ovarian cell line Hi5 chromosome 19, tn1, whole genome shotgun sequence genomic window:
- the LOC113503588 gene encoding methyl-CpG-binding domain protein 3 isoform X1: MSTMNISIEKKRSDCSALPKGWQREEILRKTGLSAGKVDVYYYSPTGKKFRSKAELVRYLGDSMDLSCFDFQQGQINTMLLCKAKKARAQFDYRGVRSDASLVPPIRQTASIFKQPVTVYKTQESKVKTDLKHGTQEKPKQLFWEKRLEGLTACDAEGVKGTTSLPKYIKPLGPYNSDATIIQSLATALHVSSQPITGQTGPKQSILENPGVFLNPEQPLIAAVTITKDDVRRQEERVRRARQRLQQTLAVA, encoded by the exons ATGAGTACTATGAATATATCTATAGAAAAGAAACGATCAGACTGCTCTGCCTTGCCTAAGGGCTGGCAAAGGGAGgaaattttaaggaaaacagGACTGTCCGCCGGCAAAGTTGATGTTTACTATTATAG CCCAACAGGTAAAAAGTTTCGCAGTAAAGCTGAGCTAGTTCGTTATCTGGGTGATAGTATGGACCTGTCGTGTTTCGACTTTCAGCAGGGTCAGATAAACACAATGCTGCTGTGCAAGGCCAAGAAAGCACGAGCGCAGTTTGACTACAG gGGCGTCCGTTCTGATGCGTCATTAGTACCACCGATACGCCAAACGGCTTCAATTTTTAAGCAACCTGTTACCGTTTACAAAACACAGGAAAGCAAAGTTAAAACTGATTTGAAGCATGGCACACAGGAGAAACCTAAACAACTGTTCTGGGAGAAGAGATTGGAA GGTTTAACGGCGTGTGACGCGGAAGGTGTTAAAGGCACCACCTCCTTGCCTAAATACATAAAACCCTTGGGTCCTTACAACTCTGATGCTACGATCATTCAGTCGCTGGCAACTGCTCTGCATGTGTCATCGCAACCTATAACAG gaCAAACTGGTCCCAAACAGTCTATACTGGAGAATCCGGGAGTTTTTTTAAACCCTGAACAGCCGCTGATAGCTGCGGTCACTATAACCAAGGACGATGTGAGACGGCAGGAGGAGCGTGTGCGCCGCGCGCGCCAGCGCCTGCAGCAAACGTTAGCGGTCGCATAG
- the LOC113503588 gene encoding methyl-CpG-binding domain protein 2 isoform X2, with translation MSTMNISIEKKRSDCSALPKGWQREEILRKTGLSAGKVDVYYYRGVRSDASLVPPIRQTASIFKQPVTVYKTQESKVKTDLKHGTQEKPKQLFWEKRLEGLTACDAEGVKGTTSLPKYIKPLGPYNSDATIIQSLATALHVSSQPITGQTGPKQSILENPGVFLNPEQPLIAAVTITKDDVRRQEERVRRARQRLQQTLAVA, from the exons ATGAGTACTATGAATATATCTATAGAAAAGAAACGATCAGACTGCTCTGCCTTGCCTAAGGGCTGGCAAAGGGAGgaaattttaaggaaaacagGACTGTCCGCCGGCAAAGTTGATGTTTACTATTATAG gGGCGTCCGTTCTGATGCGTCATTAGTACCACCGATACGCCAAACGGCTTCAATTTTTAAGCAACCTGTTACCGTTTACAAAACACAGGAAAGCAAAGTTAAAACTGATTTGAAGCATGGCACACAGGAGAAACCTAAACAACTGTTCTGGGAGAAGAGATTGGAA GGTTTAACGGCGTGTGACGCGGAAGGTGTTAAAGGCACCACCTCCTTGCCTAAATACATAAAACCCTTGGGTCCTTACAACTCTGATGCTACGATCATTCAGTCGCTGGCAACTGCTCTGCATGTGTCATCGCAACCTATAACAG gaCAAACTGGTCCCAAACAGTCTATACTGGAGAATCCGGGAGTTTTTTTAAACCCTGAACAGCCGCTGATAGCTGCGGTCACTATAACCAAGGACGATGTGAGACGGCAGGAGGAGCGTGTGCGCCGCGCGCGCCAGCGCCTGCAGCAAACGTTAGCGGTCGCATAG